From a region of the Pirellulales bacterium genome:
- a CDS encoding HAD hydrolase family protein, with translation MNLSTRCQPIELLLSDVDGVLTDGGVIFNNQGIEIKRFHIRDGLGIRLWQRAGHHFGIITGRASHIVQLRAVELGVDLVRQGVDDKLPAVKQIIAERHLKPEQVCYVGDDLPDLPVLKHVGLAVTIGDGSDDLRQSAHYVTKANGGHGALREVIELLLKAQNRWQDVLRKFGA, from the coding sequence ATGAACCTCTCCACCCGTTGCCAACCGATCGAATTGTTGCTCTCCGACGTCGACGGTGTACTCACCGACGGCGGCGTGATTTTCAATAACCAAGGAATCGAAATCAAGCGTTTCCACATTCGCGACGGGCTAGGTATTCGGCTTTGGCAGCGCGCGGGGCATCACTTCGGCATCATCACCGGTCGCGCCTCGCATATTGTGCAGCTTCGCGCGGTCGAGCTAGGCGTCGATCTGGTGCGACAAGGGGTCGACGACAAGTTGCCGGCGGTAAAGCAAATCATCGCCGAGCGCCACTTGAAGCCCGAACAAGTTTGCTATGTTGGCGACGACCTGCCCGATTTGCCGGTGCTCAAACACGTCGGACTGGCCGTGACGATCGGCGATGGCAGCGACGATCTGCGCCAGTCGGCCCACTATGTGACCAAAGCCAACGGCGGGCACGGCGCGCTGCGCGAAGTGATCGAACTATTGCTCAAGGCGCAAAACCGCTGGCAAGATGTGCTGCGAAAGTTCGGCGCGTGA